A window from Frischella perrara encodes these proteins:
- the cysI gene encoding assimilatory sulfite reductase (NADPH) hemoprotein subunit, giving the protein MSNNKPRTVTLTQAVNLTPPQNDVSDLPLSDSERFKRESNYLRGTIVDDLNNGLTGGFNSDNSQLIRLHGMYQQDDRDIRKERLEQKLEPLINMMLRCRLPGGIITPKQWLTIDKFATEATRYGSIRLTTRQTFQFHGLFKHSLKSAHQLLHNIGLDSIATAGDVNRNVLCTSNPIESKVHQQAYYWASKISEHLLPKTRAYIEIWLDGEKLATPDSEPILSSTYLPRKFKTTVVIPPVNDVDVHANDLSFVAIAEKGELIGFNVLVGGGLAMTHGDKTTYPRKADDFGFIPVEKVLTFAEAVVTTQRDWGNRHNRKNAKTKYTLERVGVENFKKEVELRAGSAFMTSKPYKFTQRGDQFGWYKGIDDNWHLTLFIENGRLLDYPNKPLKTGVAEIAKIHQGDLRITANQNLIIANVPAEQKEAIEKIAREYGLLDDTVTLQRKYSMACVSYPTCPLAMAEAERFLPSFVTKIEQMLSQHHLSDDYIILRVTGCPNGCARAMLAEVGMVGKAPGRYNLYLGGNREGTRIPRLYKENVNVEEILLVLEPLIKDWSVHRHQDEGFGDFVIRHEIVKPVLNSAIDFYQVAN; this is encoded by the coding sequence ATGAGCAACAACAAACCTAGAACAGTTACCCTAACTCAAGCGGTAAATTTAACTCCTCCGCAAAATGATGTCTCAGATTTACCATTATCGGATTCTGAACGATTTAAACGAGAAAGTAATTATTTGCGAGGCACTATCGTTGATGATCTGAATAATGGCCTAACTGGCGGCTTTAATAGTGATAATTCTCAGCTCATCCGCTTACATGGCATGTATCAGCAAGATGACAGAGATATTCGTAAGGAACGGCTAGAACAAAAACTTGAGCCGTTGATCAATATGATGCTCCGATGCCGTCTTCCTGGGGGGATTATCACGCCCAAACAGTGGTTAACGATTGATAAATTTGCTACCGAGGCAACAAGGTATGGCAGTATTCGGCTGACTACCCGACAAACATTTCAGTTTCACGGTCTGTTTAAACACAGTCTTAAATCAGCGCATCAGTTATTACATAATATAGGACTTGATTCGATTGCTACTGCTGGCGATGTTAATCGTAACGTCTTATGTACTTCAAATCCAATAGAATCAAAAGTTCATCAACAGGCTTACTACTGGGCAAGCAAAATTTCAGAGCATCTTTTACCAAAAACCCGCGCTTACATTGAAATCTGGTTAGACGGTGAAAAACTAGCTACCCCCGACAGTGAGCCTATTTTAAGTTCAACTTATTTACCGCGTAAATTTAAAACCACGGTAGTTATTCCACCAGTTAATGATGTTGATGTTCATGCTAATGATCTTAGTTTTGTGGCTATCGCCGAAAAAGGTGAATTGATTGGTTTTAATGTGTTAGTGGGCGGTGGATTGGCTATGACTCATGGAGATAAAACAACCTATCCGCGTAAAGCGGATGATTTTGGTTTTATTCCTGTAGAAAAGGTTCTGACCTTTGCCGAAGCTGTTGTTACCACACAGCGCGATTGGGGTAACCGTCATAATCGCAAAAATGCCAAAACGAAATATACACTTGAGCGAGTAGGGGTGGAAAACTTTAAAAAAGAGGTGGAGCTACGCGCAGGCAGTGCTTTTATGACCAGTAAACCTTATAAATTCACTCAAAGAGGGGATCAATTCGGTTGGTATAAAGGTATTGATGATAACTGGCATTTAACGCTGTTTATTGAAAATGGCCGATTGCTTGATTATCCAAACAAACCCTTAAAAACGGGCGTAGCTGAGATCGCTAAAATTCATCAAGGTGATTTGCGCATTACCGCTAATCAAAATTTGATTATTGCTAATGTGCCAGCAGAACAAAAAGAAGCCATTGAAAAAATTGCCCGAGAGTATGGACTGCTTGACGATACGGTCACATTACAACGTAAATATTCCATGGCATGTGTTTCTTACCCGACTTGTCCGCTTGCTATGGCCGAAGCCGAACGTTTTTTGCCGTCATTTGTCACTAAAATCGAGCAAATGTTAAGTCAACATCACTTATCCGATGATTATATTATTTTACGAGTAACAGGCTGTCCTAATGGCTGTGCCAGAGCGATGTTGGCCGAAGTAGGCATGGTGGGGAAGGCGCCAGGTCGCTATAATTTGTATCTGGGCGGTAATCGAGAGGGTACACGAATCCCACGTTTATATAAAGAAAACGTGAATGTTGAAGAAATTTTATTGGTTCTGGAACCGTTAATTAAAGATTGGTCGGTTCATCGTCATCAAGATGAGGGGTTTGGTGATTTTGTTATTCGTCATGAAATTGTTAAACCAGTATTAAATTCAGCGATTGATTTTTATCAGGTTGCTAATTAA
- a CDS encoding assimilatory sulfite reductase (NADPH) flavoprotein subunit, translating to MSIQHFPFNCDELKKIIEKSSDKQLAWLSGYLWGLAEKGSNEQALPDVTTVPSETQVAQPKKVTIISASQTGNARRVANELTQDIERLGVEVTHLPAGQYKAKKLSQEEILILITSTQGEGEPPEEALPLYKYLFAAKAPKLANLQFAVMGLGDSSYPKFCQAAKDFDQRLEQLDAQRLLLRVDADTDFQTVSTNWRQAVIDKLSSLQQSVSISPTENNTSSSVVVNSSLYHRDNPFIAPVNVNQKITSRDSDRDIRHIELDLTGSDINYQPGDALGVWYQNSDELVDEMLNITQLTGDELVEHNGQQITLKTALIEHVELTQNTPVIIEKYAQAIQYPELLTLIKDREALIEMSQTLPLVDMFNRYRGNLTAQTLVALLRPLAPRFYSIASAQDEVGDEVHLTVNVVRYQIEGKTRTGGASNFLANQIADQDQVKIFVEHNDNFRLPNDTNTPIIMIAAGTGIAPFRAFLQQRSAQCATGKNWLFFGNPHFISDFLYQVEWQNYVKEGLLTNIDLAWSRDQVEKIYVQDKLIAQGSEIWQWLQQGAYIYVCGDAKRMAKAVDLALQQILRTQAQYNQEQAINYLDELRSEKRYQRDVY from the coding sequence ATGAGCATACAACATTTTCCTTTTAATTGTGATGAATTAAAAAAAATTATAGAAAAGTCTAGTGATAAACAGCTTGCTTGGTTGTCTGGATATTTATGGGGGCTTGCAGAAAAAGGTTCAAATGAACAAGCATTACCGGATGTCACAACTGTCCCCAGCGAAACGCAAGTCGCGCAACCGAAAAAGGTTACGATTATATCAGCATCACAAACGGGTAATGCTCGTCGAGTGGCAAATGAGTTAACTCAAGATATTGAGCGTTTAGGTGTTGAAGTAACTCATCTGCCGGCTGGTCAATATAAAGCCAAAAAACTAAGTCAGGAAGAAATTCTAATCTTGATTACTTCAACACAAGGTGAGGGCGAACCACCAGAAGAAGCACTACCACTTTATAAATACCTTTTTGCTGCCAAAGCGCCTAAATTGGCAAATTTACAATTTGCGGTAATGGGGTTAGGTGATTCTTCTTATCCAAAATTCTGTCAAGCTGCTAAAGATTTTGATCAACGATTAGAACAATTAGATGCTCAGCGTCTGTTATTACGCGTTGATGCTGATACGGATTTTCAAACTGTAAGTACCAATTGGCGACAAGCTGTAATTGATAAACTTAGCAGTCTACAACAATCAGTTTCAATATCACCAACAGAAAATAACACTTCAAGCAGTGTCGTTGTTAACAGTAGCCTTTATCACCGCGATAATCCCTTTATTGCCCCCGTTAATGTGAATCAAAAAATTACTTCTCGCGATTCGGATCGTGATATCCGTCATATTGAACTTGACCTTACCGGTTCTGATATCAATTATCAACCGGGCGATGCGTTAGGGGTCTGGTATCAAAATAGCGATGAGCTTGTGGATGAAATGCTTAATATTACCCAGCTTACCGGTGATGAGCTGGTCGAACACAATGGTCAACAAATTACTTTAAAAACAGCGCTGATTGAGCATGTTGAATTGACACAAAATACACCTGTTATTATTGAGAAATACGCGCAAGCAATTCAATATCCTGAACTGCTTACTTTAATCAAAGACCGAGAGGCTTTGATTGAAATGAGTCAAACATTGCCACTGGTTGATATGTTTAATCGTTATCGAGGCAATCTTACCGCACAAACATTAGTTGCATTGCTTCGACCGCTTGCACCTCGTTTTTACTCCATTGCATCTGCGCAAGATGAAGTTGGCGATGAAGTTCATCTTACCGTCAATGTGGTACGTTATCAGATCGAAGGTAAAACCCGTACCGGTGGAGCTTCAAACTTTTTAGCTAATCAAATTGCCGACCAAGATCAGGTCAAAATCTTTGTTGAACATAATGATAACTTTAGATTACCTAATGATACCAATACGCCAATCATCATGATTGCTGCCGGCACGGGCATTGCACCATTTAGAGCTTTTTTACAACAACGTAGTGCCCAATGTGCTACGGGTAAAAATTGGTTATTTTTTGGCAATCCACATTTTATTTCTGATTTTCTGTATCAAGTGGAGTGGCAAAATTATGTTAAAGAAGGTCTGTTAACGAATATCGATCTTGCTTGGTCACGAGATCAAGTCGAAAAAATATATGTACAAGATAAATTAATTGCTCAAGGCAGTGAGATTTGGCAATGGTTGCAACAAGGTGCCTATATTTATGTTTGTGGAGATGCAAAACGCATGGCAAAAGCGGTTGATTTAGCACTACAACAAATTTTGCGGACCCAAGCACAATACAATCAAGAGCAAGCCATCAACTATTTAGATGAGTTAAGGAGCGAAAAACGCTATCAACGAGATGTTTATTAA
- a CDS encoding phosphoadenosine phosphosulfate reductase family protein, which translates to MLDLTKVNQNLQNQSPLTIIEWALKTQQDIPVKSIISTHFGPYEAVLLHLVTQVDPHIQVVWVDNGYATNATYRVANKITEQLNLNLHIFVPQRTTAYLNVRYGGLPELDTPEHTEFTQIVKIEPFNRALATLKPTLWFTALRREQSALRQELNIVTKAGDNLFKIAPLLDWTSQDMQNYIEKFNLPNEMDYVDPTKGPQGRECGLHKITF; encoded by the coding sequence ATGTTAGATTTAACCAAAGTTAACCAGAATTTACAAAATCAGTCACCGTTAACCATTATTGAGTGGGCTTTAAAAACGCAACAAGATATTCCAGTTAAAAGTATCATTAGTACCCATTTTGGACCTTATGAAGCAGTACTTCTTCATCTTGTTACCCAAGTTGATCCCCATATTCAGGTTGTTTGGGTTGATAATGGTTATGCCACAAATGCAACCTATCGTGTCGCCAATAAAATTACTGAACAACTTAATCTCAATCTACATATTTTTGTACCGCAACGAACGACGGCTTATTTGAATGTGCGATACGGTGGTTTACCTGAATTAGATACGCCAGAGCATACCGAGTTTACCCAAATTGTTAAAATTGAGCCGTTTAATCGTGCTTTAGCCACACTCAAACCAACGCTGTGGTTTACTGCGCTACGTCGTGAACAATCTGCCTTAAGGCAGGAGTTAAATATCGTGACAAAAGCGGGAGATAATTTATTTAAGATTGCCCCTTTACTCGACTGGACAAGTCAAGATATGCAGAACTATATCGAAAAATTTAATTTACCTAATGAGATGGATTATGTTGATCCGACTAAAGGACCGCAAGGTAGAGAGTGTGGCTTACATAAAATAACCTTTTGA
- the sat gene encoding sulfate adenylyltransferase, producing MALIPPHASDQLKPLLVKDEERLALQHYANNLPAITLSSRETGDLVMLGIGGFTPLYGFMREEDWRSVCDNMHLANGVFWPIPITVSVSDAQAKTLKLGDDIALKTPDGQIIGILNVDSMYRPDKQFEAMQVFTTTDQNHPGVAMLMAQPPVNLGGKVRVLHDNGFKTQFGQYALTPHETRERFNQLGWHNIAAFQTRNPMHRSHEYLVKTVLELFDGVLIHSLFGNLKAGDVPANIRLKAINTLIYNYFVPDSVVHSGYPLDMRYAGPKEALLHALFRQNYGCSHLIVGRDHAGVGNYYSPFAAQDIFTQLRDEDLLIKPIKIDWTFYCHKCVGMASSKTCPHDSSDHVLISGTEVRRRLQTKEPIPETFSRPEVVAELYQWAKQ from the coding sequence ATGGCATTGATACCTCCTCACGCCAGTGATCAGTTAAAACCTCTGCTTGTTAAAGACGAAGAGCGATTGGCATTACAGCATTATGCCAATAATTTACCCGCAATTACGCTATCAAGTCGTGAGACTGGGGATTTAGTGATGTTAGGAATTGGCGGTTTTACGCCACTGTATGGTTTTATGCGGGAAGAAGATTGGCGTAGTGTTTGCGATAATATGCATTTAGCAAATGGCGTTTTTTGGCCAATTCCTATTACGGTATCGGTGTCGGATGCCCAAGCGAAGACTCTAAAATTGGGGGATGATATCGCCCTTAAAACACCTGATGGGCAGATAATTGGTATTTTAAATGTTGATAGTATGTATCGACCCGATAAGCAATTTGAAGCGATGCAGGTGTTTACAACAACGGATCAAAATCATCCTGGCGTTGCAATGCTTATGGCTCAGCCACCAGTTAATTTAGGCGGTAAAGTGCGTGTTTTGCATGATAATGGTTTTAAAACGCAATTTGGTCAATATGCATTAACGCCACACGAGACACGAGAACGTTTTAATCAATTAGGTTGGCATAACATCGCAGCCTTTCAAACGCGTAACCCTATGCATCGTTCCCATGAATATTTAGTCAAAACAGTATTAGAGCTTTTTGATGGGGTGCTTATCCATTCTCTATTTGGTAATTTGAAAGCAGGTGATGTACCGGCAAATATTCGTCTTAAAGCAATTAATACACTAATTTATAACTACTTTGTGCCTGATTCAGTTGTTCATTCTGGGTATCCTTTAGATATGCGTTACGCTGGACCCAAAGAGGCGTTGCTACATGCTCTTTTTAGACAAAATTATGGCTGTAGTCATCTTATTGTTGGTCGCGATCATGCTGGTGTCGGTAATTATTATTCACCGTTTGCCGCACAAGATATTTTTACCCAATTGCGGGATGAAGATTTACTCATTAAACCAATCAAAATTGACTGGACATTTTATTGTCATAAATGTGTGGGAATGGCATCAAGCAAAACTTGCCCACATGACAGTAGTGATCATGTACTTATTTCAGGTACGGAGGTAAGACGGCGTTTACAAACAAAAGAACCCATACCTGAAACATTTAGCCGACCAGAAGTTGTTGCTGAATTATACCAATGGGCAAAGCAGTAA
- a CDS encoding phosphorothioated DNA-binding restriction endonuclease, translating to MDIKQLQQKITNITIWKKGDQRAPHKPLLLLYVLAQYKQGHDRLFDYEKEIEKPLHDLLARFGPQRKHYYPNMPFWRLKNDGFWQLINFENCTNPISTSKEPTSKTLASHQVLGGFDEQTYRLIKTNPSIIDQLAEQILSQHFTESVQENLLNRFGFNLIEANKYRDPKFRQIVLRAYNYRCAICGYDLRHDSVSIGLEAAHVKWKQHGGPCIVNNGLALCSLHHSAFDMGAIGIDCNLKIKVSSGVNGNHIVEKLFWDFDGKNILLPRMKSDYLHDRFIEWHVNEVFRD from the coding sequence ATGGATATTAAACAATTACAACAAAAAATTACTAATATCACTATCTGGAAAAAAGGCGATCAGCGTGCTCCACATAAACCTTTATTATTACTTTATGTATTAGCACAATATAAGCAAGGTCATGATCGCTTGTTTGATTATGAAAAAGAAATTGAAAAACCTTTACATGATTTACTCGCCCGATTTGGTCCTCAGCGTAAACACTATTATCCCAATATGCCTTTTTGGCGTTTGAAAAATGACGGATTTTGGCAACTCATTAATTTTGAAAACTGCACTAATCCAATTTCGACAAGTAAAGAACCCACTAGTAAAACCCTTGCTTCACACCAAGTACTCGGTGGTTTTGATGAACAAACGTATCGACTGATAAAAACAAATCCTTCCATTATTGATCAATTAGCCGAACAAATTTTAAGTCAGCATTTTACAGAAAGTGTGCAAGAAAACTTACTTAATCGATTTGGCTTCAACCTAATAGAGGCTAATAAATACCGAGATCCTAAATTCAGACAAATCGTATTACGTGCATACAACTATCGATGTGCCATCTGTGGTTACGATTTAAGGCATGACTCAGTATCAATTGGTCTTGAAGCAGCTCACGTAAAATGGAAACAACATGGCGGACCATGCATCGTTAATAATGGCTTAGCACTATGTTCATTACATCATTCCGCTTTTGATATGGGCGCTATCGGGATTGATTGTAATCTAAAAATCAAAGTATCAAGCGGCGTAAATGGAAACCACATAGTTGAAAAACTATTTTGGGATTTCGACGGCAAAAACATCTTATTACCTCGCATGAAAAGTGATTATTTACATGACAGGTTTATTGAGTGGCATGTTAATGAGGTATTTAGGGATTAA
- a CDS encoding DNA cytosine methyltransferase produces MHQKILVIDLFAGPGGLGEGFSACSTEDGKLAFKIGISVEKDPAAHKTLTTRALFRKLITNNQARQDYYKYVMGKITREDLFRKYPKEARLAQEETLHSPQTLGEDNEIIHKRIKELVESHNGFKIVIGGPPCQAYSLAGRSRNAGNKDYRAEEDHRHFLYKEYLEVLSIAKPEVFVMENVRGILSAKVNNKLIFPQILDDLKQPSIATGTTNMRGYKIYSLVVNSKSPENPDYQNHSDFLIRAEEYGIPQARHRVILLGVRDDIKKIPDILVKTKNENNTVKNLISDLPRLRSGLSKHQDTDERWMIIVSNYLDQLSQYFEKQGKAEAFSKLNLNLSKELKRNCSMNNGTKDILMPNFLRNWIEDKDLNVVLNHETRGHIETDLLRYAFCAIYSMLYDGISPKSRDFPAELAPQHANWSTGKHADRFRVQSANKFSTTITSHISKDGHYFIHYDPTQCRSLTVREAARLQTFPDNYYFEGNRTQQYVQVGNAVPPFLAKQIAEIVFNLLNE; encoded by the coding sequence ATGCATCAAAAAATTTTAGTGATTGATTTATTTGCTGGTCCTGGTGGTTTAGGTGAAGGATTTAGCGCTTGTAGTACAGAAGACGGAAAATTAGCATTTAAAATAGGTATATCTGTTGAGAAAGATCCTGCCGCCCATAAAACTCTTACCACAAGAGCGTTATTCAGAAAACTCATTACGAATAATCAAGCACGCCAAGATTATTACAAATATGTGATGGGAAAAATAACCAGAGAGGATTTATTTAGAAAATATCCAAAAGAGGCTCGGTTAGCCCAAGAAGAAACATTACATTCTCCTCAAACACTTGGGGAAGATAATGAAATTATTCACAAAAGAATTAAAGAATTAGTTGAGTCTCATAACGGATTTAAAATAGTTATTGGCGGACCTCCATGTCAAGCTTATTCACTAGCTGGTCGTTCTCGTAATGCAGGTAATAAAGATTATAGAGCCGAAGAAGATCACCGACATTTTTTATATAAAGAATATTTAGAAGTTTTATCTATTGCAAAACCAGAAGTATTTGTGATGGAAAATGTTAGAGGTATCTTGTCCGCAAAAGTTAATAATAAATTAATATTCCCTCAGATTTTAGATGACTTGAAGCAGCCAAGTATTGCTACAGGTACTACAAATATGCGGGGATATAAAATTTATTCATTAGTTGTAAATTCAAAATCACCTGAAAATCCAGACTATCAAAACCATTCTGATTTTTTAATCCGAGCGGAAGAATATGGGATACCTCAAGCAAGGCATCGGGTCATATTGCTTGGTGTTAGAGACGATATTAAAAAGATTCCAGATATATTAGTCAAAACAAAGAATGAAAATAATACAGTTAAAAACTTGATAAGTGATCTTCCTCGTTTAAGGAGTGGTTTATCTAAACATCAAGATACAGATGAAAGATGGATGATAATAGTATCCAATTATTTAGATCAGCTTAGCCAGTATTTTGAAAAACAGGGCAAAGCAGAGGCTTTTTCAAAATTAAATCTAAATTTATCTAAAGAATTGAAACGAAATTGTTCTATGAACAATGGAACAAAAGACATTTTAATGCCAAATTTTTTAAGGAATTGGATAGAAGATAAAGATTTAAACGTGGTATTAAATCATGAAACAAGAGGTCATATCGAAACAGATCTTCTTCGATACGCATTTTGTGCAATTTACTCTATGCTCTATGATGGCATTTCGCCAAAGTCTCGGGATTTTCCCGCCGAATTAGCTCCTCAACATGCCAATTGGTCAACCGGAAAGCATGCAGATCGTTTTCGAGTTCAGTCTGCGAATAAGTTTTCAACAACTATTACTAGTCATATTTCTAAAGATGGACACTATTTTATTCATTATGATCCTACACAATGTCGTAGTTTAACTGTGCGAGAAGCCGCTCGATTACAAACCTTTCCAGATAACTATTATTTCGAAGGAAATAGAACACAGCAATATGTTCAAGTAGGAAATGCTGTACCGCCATTTTTAGCAAAACAAATTGCTGAAATTGTATTTAATTTACTTAACGAGTAA